One part of the Halopenitus persicus genome encodes these proteins:
- a CDS encoding MBL fold metallo-hydrolase: MNPEDFPTPDADVETIEPEALKDRIDAGEDVTLLDVRMQSEYEKWHVDGETVESINVPYFEFLEDEVDEDVLDRIPADRPISVICAKGGASEFVAGTLAELGYGVNHVADGMNGWARIYEAVEVTGYDGAGTLLQYQRPSSGCLGYLLVDGGDAAVIDPLRAFTDRYLADAEARGVELTYALDTHIHADHISGVRALADRGVEGVIPEPAVDRGVTYADDLTTAVDGDVLAVGDATIEAVYTPGHTTGMTSYLVDDSLLATGDGLFIESVARPDLEEGDEGAPDAARMLYESLQDRVLTLSDDTLVGGAHFSDAAEPAADGTYTASIGDLMRRMDALSMDEGAFVELVLSDMPPRPANYESIIATNLGRETVDDEEAFTLELGPNNCAASQESLAGD, translated from the coding sequence ATGAACCCGGAAGACTTCCCCACGCCGGATGCGGACGTGGAGACCATCGAGCCAGAGGCCCTGAAGGACCGGATCGACGCCGGCGAGGACGTCACGCTCCTCGACGTGCGGATGCAGTCGGAGTACGAGAAGTGGCACGTCGACGGCGAGACGGTCGAGTCGATCAACGTCCCGTACTTCGAGTTCCTCGAGGACGAGGTCGACGAGGACGTTCTCGACCGGATTCCGGCCGATCGTCCGATCTCGGTCATCTGTGCGAAGGGCGGCGCCAGCGAGTTCGTCGCCGGAACGCTCGCCGAACTCGGCTACGGCGTGAACCACGTCGCGGACGGCATGAACGGCTGGGCCCGGATCTACGAGGCCGTCGAGGTGACCGGCTACGACGGCGCCGGGACGCTGTTGCAGTATCAGCGTCCGTCCTCGGGCTGTCTGGGATACCTCCTCGTCGACGGCGGGGACGCGGCCGTGATCGACCCCCTGCGGGCGTTCACCGACCGGTACTTGGCGGACGCCGAGGCACGCGGTGTCGAGCTGACCTACGCGCTCGACACCCACATCCACGCCGACCACATCTCCGGCGTTCGCGCCCTTGCGGACCGCGGCGTCGAGGGCGTGATACCCGAGCCGGCCGTCGATCGCGGCGTCACCTATGCCGACGACCTGACCACGGCGGTCGACGGCGACGTCCTTGCGGTCGGCGACGCCACGATCGAGGCCGTCTACACGCCGGGGCACACGACCGGAATGACCTCCTACCTCGTCGACGATAGTCTGCTCGCGACCGGCGACGGGCTCTTCATCGAGAGCGTCGCCCGCCCGGACCTCGAGGAGGGCGACGAGGGTGCCCCGGACGCCGCCCGGATGCTCTACGAGTCGCTGCAGGACCGCGTGCTGACGCTTTCGGACGACACGCTCGTCGGCGGTGCCCACTTCAGCGATGCGGCCGAACCGGCCGCCGACGGCACCTACACCGCGTCGATCGGCGACCTGATGCGACGGATGGACGCGCTCTCGATGGACGAGGGCGCGTTCGTCGAGCTGGTCCTCTCGGACATGCCGCCCCGGCCGGCCAACTACGAGTCGATCATCGCGACGAACCTCGGCCGGGAGACCGTCGACGACGAGGAGGCGTTCACGCTCGAGCTCGGCCCCAACAACTGTGCGGCCAGCCAGGAGTCGCTGGCGGGTGACTAA
- a CDS encoding YeeE/YedE family protein yields MARNRHPAFLPLILVGGLVFGFGLGFSHMARPEVVLQFLQFQDFGLPFVMFGAAIVTGIAFAVLPRVADAAPLTGDPFERRLKSFDRNVLVGGAIFGVGWGLSGICPGAAYASLGVGNVTILWAIAGMFLGAYLQGRWRSRPASGDASAR; encoded by the coding sequence ATGGCGCGGAACCGCCACCCCGCGTTCCTCCCGCTGATCCTCGTCGGCGGTCTGGTCTTCGGGTTCGGCCTCGGCTTCAGCCACATGGCGCGGCCGGAGGTCGTGCTCCAGTTCCTGCAGTTTCAGGACTTCGGCCTCCCGTTCGTGATGTTCGGCGCGGCGATCGTCACGGGGATCGCCTTCGCGGTGCTCCCGCGGGTCGCCGACGCCGCGCCGTTGACCGGCGATCCCTTCGAGCGCCGCCTGAAGTCCTTCGACCGGAACGTCCTCGTGGGCGGCGCGATCTTCGGCGTCGGCTGGGGACTGTCCGGCATCTGCCCCGGCGCCGCATACGCGAGCCTCGGGGTCGGCAACGTCACCATCCTCTGGGCGATCGCCGGGATGTTCCTCGGCGCGTACCTCCAGGGCCGGTGGCGGAGCCGCCCGGCGTCGGGCGACGCATCGGCGCGGTAA
- a CDS encoding ZIP family metal transporter codes for MAPLENLVVVFLAGLVTALATGLGALPFLFFEEIGDRWTVALWGLASGIMVSASLFGLVDEGLAEGTPVEIAIGMAAGVVLVVIAHEVLLDVDIDPREYEQADFTKLVLILGVLTVHSFPEGIAVGVSFADLGLAGGIELLGLTVPLLAIFMTVAISIHNVPEGTAIAIPLRAMGVSKGRMVWWAVFSSLPQPIGAVIAFAFVRTARAFLPYGFGFAAGAMIYLVLSEFIPEALSIGEPLPYGGRRELVAGVVVGIAVMVPLAFI; via the coding sequence ATGGCGCCGTTGGAGAACCTCGTCGTGGTGTTTCTCGCCGGACTGGTCACCGCCTTGGCAACCGGCCTGGGCGCCCTTCCGTTTCTCTTCTTCGAGGAGATCGGCGACCGGTGGACGGTCGCGCTCTGGGGGCTCGCCTCCGGGATCATGGTCTCGGCCTCGCTGTTCGGCCTGGTTGACGAGGGGCTCGCCGAGGGGACCCCGGTGGAGATCGCGATCGGAATGGCCGCCGGTGTCGTCCTCGTCGTGATCGCCCACGAGGTGTTGCTCGACGTCGACATCGACCCGCGCGAGTACGAGCAGGCCGACTTCACGAAGCTCGTGTTGATCCTGGGCGTGTTGACCGTGCACAGCTTCCCCGAGGGGATCGCCGTCGGCGTCTCCTTCGCCGACCTGGGACTCGCGGGCGGGATCGAGCTGTTGGGGCTCACCGTCCCGCTGCTGGCGATCTTCATGACCGTCGCGATCTCGATCCACAACGTTCCCGAGGGGACGGCGATCGCGATCCCGTTGCGGGCGATGGGCGTTTCGAAGGGGCGGATGGTCTGGTGGGCCGTCTTCTCGAGTCTCCCCCAGCCGATCGGCGCGGTGATCGCGTTCGCGTTCGTCCGGACCGCTCGAGCGTTTCTGCCGTACGGGTTCGGGTTCGCCGCGGGCGCGATGATCTACCTGGTCCTCTCGGAGTTCATTCCGGAGGCGCTGTCGATCGGCGAACCGCTCCCGTACGGCGGGAGACGCGAGCTCGTCGCCGGCGTCGTCGTCGGGATCGCGGTGATGGTTCCGCTCGCGTTCATCTGA
- a CDS encoding universal stress protein, translating to MYTDVLLATDGSGTAREATDHAIALATAHDATLHAVYVVETRTAYDNAIVDPETVRENLRREGEAATEAVRSAAGPDLEVVTAIRTGVPHEELLAYVQEAGIDLVVMGSTGRSTMKTVLLGSTAAAVVEDVEVPVVLVGEADSTDAEPTVSDG from the coding sequence GTGTACACCGACGTGCTTCTCGCGACCGACGGCAGCGGGACCGCCAGGGAGGCGACCGACCACGCGATCGCCCTCGCGACGGCCCACGACGCGACGCTGCACGCCGTCTACGTCGTCGAAACGCGAACCGCCTACGACAACGCGATCGTCGACCCGGAGACGGTCCGCGAGAACCTCCGGCGGGAGGGCGAGGCGGCCACCGAGGCGGTCCGGTCGGCCGCCGGACCCGACCTCGAGGTCGTCACCGCGATCCGGACGGGCGTCCCCCACGAGGAACTGCTCGCGTACGTCCAAGAGGCGGGGATCGACCTCGTCGTGATGGGCTCGACGGGACGCTCGACGATGAAGACCGTGCTCCTCGGCAGCACCGCCGCCGCGGTGGTCGAGGACGTCGAGGTCCCGGTCGTGCTCGTCGGGGAAGCGGACTCGACCGATGCCGAACCGACCGTCTCTGACGGCTAA
- a CDS encoding SLC13 family permease yields MESAAVPDVVGVVSLSAIPDALGAVSSAEAFGAVSVAEAFGAVSVAEAFGATASVTGVTAGISGATVVFGLILAALVLFVTEAIPNDVTAIGVIAALVLLEPWTGVDARSAISGFANPATVTIIAMYMLSAGIQNTGLVRRLGIHLADRVGGSEFRALVATVCTAGPLAGFINNTPVVAVFIPMITDLAAETRTSPSKLLLPLSYAAILGGTLTVIGTSTNILASDFARLLIDGRDGIGMFEFTGLGLVVFGVGIAYLLTVGRRLIPARVPVDADPIDEFDLEDHLAMMRVRPDSPVVGRPLDELDAEVSDVRILQLRRDGEARARPDSPEPVRAEDRLVVHGTLQAINRLRETAGLGQLLGQDVTEETFEGADTDGTLARALVPDASGYVGETIAETGFADYHDTTVLAVRREGELVRTGLSELSLRAGDLLLVRTTPASIRYFTDAGDLLVADEVAVDRLATADPATVAPISDTAPVAVAIMVGVVGVAALGSLPIVIAALAGVFTMVVTGCLRTADAYDAVSWNVVFLLAGVIPLGLAMDRTGGAAMLSELLVSTADVLPLLAVLFLFTAVTGLLANVITPVATVVLMIPVAVDAAARLGANEFAFLLAVTFAGATSFMTPVGYQTNLMVYGPGGYRFGDFLRVGGPLQLLLAVVTTVGIAVGWGL; encoded by the coding sequence ATGGAGTCCGCGGCGGTCCCCGACGTGGTCGGCGTGGTGAGCCTCTCGGCGATTCCGGACGCGCTCGGCGCGGTGAGCAGTGCCGAGGCGTTCGGCGCGGTGAGCGTCGCCGAGGCGTTCGGCGCGGTGAGCGTCGCCGAGGCGTTCGGCGCGACCGCGTCGGTCACCGGCGTGACGGCCGGGATCTCGGGGGCGACCGTCGTGTTCGGGCTCATTCTCGCTGCGCTCGTGCTCTTCGTCACCGAGGCGATCCCCAACGACGTCACGGCGATCGGCGTCATCGCGGCGCTCGTCCTGCTGGAGCCGTGGACGGGGGTCGACGCTCGGTCGGCGATCTCGGGATTCGCCAACCCGGCGACCGTCACGATCATCGCGATGTACATGTTGAGCGCGGGGATCCAGAACACCGGCCTCGTCCGCCGTCTCGGGATACACCTCGCGGACCGCGTCGGCGGCAGCGAGTTCCGGGCGCTCGTGGCGACCGTCTGCACGGCCGGCCCCCTCGCGGGGTTCATCAACAACACGCCGGTCGTCGCCGTCTTCATCCCGATGATCACCGACCTGGCCGCGGAGACGCGGACCAGTCCCTCGAAGCTGCTGTTGCCGCTCTCGTACGCGGCCATCCTCGGGGGCACCCTCACCGTCATCGGCACCTCGACGAACATCCTCGCGAGCGACTTCGCCCGGCTCCTGATCGACGGCCGCGACGGGATCGGGATGTTCGAGTTCACGGGACTCGGCCTCGTCGTGTTCGGCGTCGGGATCGCCTACCTGTTGACGGTCGGCCGACGACTGATCCCCGCGCGGGTGCCGGTCGACGCCGACCCGATCGACGAGTTCGACCTCGAGGACCACCTCGCGATGATGCGCGTCCGGCCGGACTCGCCGGTCGTCGGGCGACCGCTCGACGAGCTGGATGCCGAGGTTTCGGACGTCCGCATTCTCCAACTGCGCCGCGACGGGGAGGCCCGCGCGCGCCCCGACTCGCCGGAGCCGGTCCGGGCCGAAGACCGCCTCGTGGTCCACGGCACGCTCCAGGCGATCAACCGGCTTCGCGAGACCGCGGGCCTCGGACAGCTGCTGGGGCAGGACGTCACCGAGGAGACCTTCGAAGGGGCCGACACGGACGGGACGCTGGCGAGGGCGCTCGTGCCCGACGCGTCCGGGTACGTGGGGGAGACGATCGCCGAGACCGGGTTCGCCGACTACCACGACACGACCGTTCTGGCGGTCCGTCGCGAGGGCGAACTCGTCCGGACCGGGCTCTCCGAGCTGTCCCTCCGGGCCGGCGACCTGCTGCTCGTTCGCACCACGCCGGCCTCGATCCGGTATTTCACCGACGCCGGCGACCTCCTGGTGGCCGACGAGGTCGCCGTCGACCGGCTCGCGACGGCCGACCCCGCGACGGTCGCGCCGATCTCGGACACGGCGCCGGTCGCGGTGGCGATCATGGTCGGCGTCGTGGGCGTCGCGGCGCTCGGCTCCCTTCCGATCGTTATCGCCGCGCTTGCCGGCGTCTTCACGATGGTCGTGACGGGCTGTCTCCGCACCGCGGACGCCTACGACGCCGTCTCCTGGAACGTGGTCTTCCTGCTCGCGGGCGTCATTCCGCTCGGGCTCGCGATGGACCGAACCGGCGGGGCCGCGATGCTCTCTGAGCTGCTCGTCTCGACCGCCGACGTCCTCCCGCTCCTGGCCGTTCTGTTTCTGTTCACCGCCGTGACGGGGCTGCTCGCCAACGTGATCACGCCGGTCGCCACCGTCGTGTTGATGATCCCCGTCGCCGTCGACGCCGCGGCCAGGCTCGGCGCCAACGAGTTCGCCTTCCTGCTCGCGGTCACCTTCGCCGGCGCGACCTCCTTTATGACGCCGGTCGGCTATCAGACGAACCTGATGGTCTACGGCCCCGGCGGCTACCGGTTCGGCGACTTCCTCCGGGTCGGGGGACCGCTCCAGCTTCTCCTGGCGGTCGTGACGACCGTCGGGATCGCGGTCGGCTGGGGGTTGTGA
- a CDS encoding sulfurtransferase TusA family protein: MTTEHTVTETLDVKGASCPMPVIKTKGAIDDLAVDDVLEVLATDAGSMSDLDGWAAGTDGVELLEQVEEGDVYKHYVRKTA; encoded by the coding sequence ATGACCACCGAACACACCGTAACCGAAACGCTCGACGTGAAAGGCGCATCCTGTCCGATGCCGGTCATCAAGACGAAGGGTGCGATCGACGATCTCGCCGTCGACGACGTCCTGGAGGTGCTCGCCACCGACGCCGGCAGCATGAGCGACCTCGACGGCTGGGCGGCCGGTACCGACGGCGTCGAACTCCTCGAGCAGGTCGAGGAGGGCGACGTGTACAAACACTACGTGCGGAAGACGGCGTGA
- a CDS encoding pyridoxamine 5'-phosphate oxidase family protein codes for MAPDVIQLGNDERDEFLGTGGTGVLSFAADANDPPHSVPVSYGYDAADETFYFRLATGADSGKGDPTDRPVSFVTYGQRQGRWNSVVAEGRLVVTTDEDVALETLQGLERVHIPFVEIFGAPPDAIDFEFFRLDPADLTARTEQPVRR; via the coding sequence ATGGCTCCCGACGTCATCCAGCTCGGCAACGACGAGCGTGACGAGTTCCTCGGCACCGGCGGCACCGGCGTCCTCTCCTTCGCCGCGGACGCGAACGATCCTCCTCACTCGGTCCCCGTCTCCTACGGCTACGACGCGGCCGACGAGACGTTCTACTTTCGGCTCGCGACCGGGGCAGACAGCGGCAAAGGTGATCCGACCGACCGTCCCGTCTCGTTCGTGACCTACGGGCAGCGCCAGGGACGCTGGAACAGCGTCGTCGCCGAGGGGCGGCTCGTGGTTACCACCGACGAGGACGTCGCGCTCGAAACCCTCCAGGGGCTCGAGCGCGTCCACATCCCGTTCGTCGAGATCTTCGGGGCGCCGCCGGATGCGATCGACTTCGAGTTCTTCCGGCTCGACCCGGCGGACCTGACCGCTCGCACCGAGCAGCCGGTCCGTCGCTGA
- a CDS encoding CbaC protein, with product MVDPSITRGGLLVALAVFGIGLYELRTLFEFLGVSVPIVPYLIAVVVLAFGIYGYISFFDKWRTESELAEADSK from the coding sequence ATGGTCGATCCGTCGATCACCCGCGGCGGCCTGCTCGTCGCGCTCGCGGTGTTCGGCATCGGGCTCTACGAACTCCGGACGCTGTTCGAGTTCCTCGGCGTAAGCGTGCCGATCGTCCCGTACCTGATCGCGGTCGTCGTGCTCGCGTTCGGGATCTACGGCTACATCTCCTTCTTCGACAAGTGGCGGACGGAGTCGGAGCTGGCCGAGGCCGACTCGAAGTAG
- a CDS encoding class I SAM-dependent methyltransferase: MGFHTFDAGRAAQLEEAGKRYRYLSREELLAAIDPDPDDVLADLGSGTGFYTDDVAPHVDTVHAVDVQAEMHDYYREKGAPENVAFVTSDVADLPFETDALDGAFSTMTYHEFAGEAALETLARTIVGGGRLVVADWSADGAGEAGPPVAERYAPADATDALSANGFDVVRAEERPETFLIVAVRR; this comes from the coding sequence ATGGGATTTCACACCTTCGACGCCGGCCGTGCCGCCCAACTCGAGGAGGCCGGAAAGCGCTATCGCTACCTCTCGCGTGAGGAGCTGCTTGCGGCGATCGACCCGGATCCGGACGACGTCCTCGCGGACCTGGGCAGCGGCACCGGTTTTTATACCGACGACGTCGCCCCGCACGTCGACACCGTCCACGCGGTCGACGTCCAGGCCGAGATGCACGACTACTACCGCGAGAAGGGCGCGCCCGAGAACGTCGCGTTCGTGACGAGCGACGTGGCCGACCTGCCCTTCGAGACGGACGCGCTCGACGGCGCGTTCTCGACGATGACCTACCACGAGTTCGCGGGCGAGGCCGCCCTCGAGACGCTCGCCCGAACGATCGTCGGCGGCGGCCGGCTCGTGGTCGCCGACTGGTCCGCGGACGGTGCCGGCGAGGCCGGCCCGCCGGTCGCGGAGCGATACGCTCCGGCAGACGCGACCGACGCGCTCTCCGCGAACGGCTTCGACGTGGTTCGTGCCGAGGAGCGGCCGGAAACGTTCCTGATCGTCGCCGTTCGGCGGTGA
- a CDS encoding YeeE/YedE family protein, translated as MTLDPALLQAFAEPFPNGLSRYVVGGLLVGLGATVIYVGTGIAAGASTFLESTLSYVSDRSRFQRYVASRGWRLVFTFGIILGAALFAATVQSGLITTSLYQSGSTGRIYELAGVTLWLTDVQPWRLFLGGILVGIGTRVGKGCTSGHGVCGVGSASRTSIAGVVTFLLVAIVTAQVVAALGVTP; from the coding sequence ATGACCCTCGATCCGGCGTTGCTCCAGGCGTTCGCCGAGCCGTTCCCGAACGGGCTCAGCCGATACGTCGTCGGCGGGCTGCTGGTCGGGCTCGGCGCGACCGTGATCTACGTCGGCACCGGGATCGCGGCGGGCGCGAGCACGTTCCTCGAGTCGACGCTCTCGTACGTCTCCGATCGGTCGCGGTTCCAGCGGTACGTCGCCTCGCGGGGCTGGCGGCTCGTGTTCACGTTCGGCATCATCCTCGGGGCCGCGCTCTTCGCGGCGACGGTCCAGTCCGGACTGATCACGACCTCGCTCTACCAGTCCGGATCGACGGGCCGGATCTACGAGCTCGCCGGCGTGACTCTCTGGCTCACCGATGTCCAGCCGTGGCGGCTGTTCCTCGGCGGGATCCTCGTCGGGATCGGCACCCGGGTCGGCAAGGGGTGTACCTCCGGCCACGGCGTCTGCGGGGTCGGGTCGGCCTCGAGGACCTCGATCGCCGGCGTGGTCACCTTTCTGCTGGTCGCCATCGTCACCGCGCAGGTCGTCGCGGCGCTGGGGGTGACGCCGTAA
- a CDS encoding DsrE/DsrF/DrsH-like family protein, with amino-acid sequence MSTDTASPSTEAELRERVAELEETVAALEAAADDGTKKMTIVATQGSFDMAYPPLILASTAAAFGWDVVVFHTFWGLDILHEEKSDDLRLSAVGNPNMPMPNALAALPGMDRLATRMMERRIDENGTATIDELIELSLDQGVDLQACQMTIDLMGYEEDDFHDGVTVGVGAATALQHMAESDVQLLV; translated from the coding sequence ATGAGCACGGATACCGCCTCCCCGTCGACCGAGGCCGAGCTTCGCGAGCGCGTCGCGGAGCTCGAGGAGACGGTCGCAGCTCTCGAGGCCGCGGCCGACGACGGCACGAAGAAAATGACGATCGTGGCGACGCAGGGGAGCTTCGACATGGCGTATCCCCCGCTCATCCTCGCGAGCACGGCGGCCGCCTTCGGCTGGGACGTCGTCGTGTTCCACACGTTCTGGGGACTCGACATTCTCCACGAGGAGAAGTCGGACGACCTCCGCCTGTCGGCGGTCGGCAACCCGAACATGCCGATGCCGAACGCGCTCGCCGCGCTGCCCGGGATGGACCGGCTCGCCACGCGGATGATGGAACGGCGGATCGACGAGAACGGCACCGCGACGATCGACGAGCTCATCGAGCTCTCGTTGGACCAAGGCGTCGACCTGCAGGCGTGCCAGATGACGATCGACCTGATGGGCTATGAGGAGGACGACTTCCACGACGGCGTCACCGTCGGCGTCGGCGCGGCGACCGCCCTGCAGCACATGGCCGAATCGGACGTCCAGCTGCTCGTGTGA
- a CDS encoding inorganic phosphate transporter, whose translation MDPTTILPVVAAAIASLFMAWVIGAGSSGATPFAPAVGADAIATMRAAFVVGILGFAGAVTQGGNVSAAVGRGLVDGVTLPVAGVIIVLLVGAGLMAIGIRTGYPIATAFTVTGSVIGVGLALGGTPVPSTSLEIGAVWLLTPVVGGGIAFAIASVLPRPDVPESWSIPLLVAIVGAVLANVGFAFLGPTGDSGSIAAAVAGVLREWVGSRGAASVLVGGATLPLGPVAATVGIATALAALVRWDVSRDETGGLRRVLLGLGALVAFSAGGSQVGLAVGPLLPLFDAVESVPTVAILVGGGLGILVGSWTGAPRMIGSLAREYSSLGPRRSIAALVPSFLIAQLAVLLGVPVSFNEIVVSAMVGSGAAVGGWNAVDPRKIGFTILAWIASFAVAFLLGYGIALAAI comes from the coding sequence ATGGATCCAACGACGATACTCCCAGTCGTGGCCGCGGCCATCGCCAGCCTGTTCATGGCGTGGGTCATCGGCGCCGGCTCCAGCGGCGCGACCCCGTTCGCGCCCGCGGTCGGCGCCGACGCGATCGCGACGATGCGGGCCGCCTTCGTGGTCGGCATCCTCGGGTTTGCGGGCGCCGTCACCCAGGGTGGTAACGTCTCGGCGGCCGTCGGGCGCGGGCTCGTCGACGGCGTCACCCTCCCGGTCGCGGGCGTCATCATCGTCCTCCTCGTCGGCGCGGGATTGATGGCGATCGGCATCCGTACCGGCTACCCGATCGCGACCGCGTTCACCGTCACCGGCTCCGTGATCGGCGTGGGACTCGCGCTCGGCGGCACGCCCGTTCCGAGCACGTCCCTCGAGATCGGTGCCGTCTGGCTGTTGACGCCGGTCGTCGGCGGCGGGATCGCCTTCGCCATCGCGAGCGTCCTTCCGCGGCCCGACGTGCCGGAATCGTGGAGCATCCCCCTCCTCGTCGCGATCGTCGGCGCGGTCCTCGCGAACGTCGGGTTCGCGTTCCTCGGCCCGACGGGCGACTCGGGCTCGATCGCCGCCGCCGTCGCCGGGGTCCTACGGGAATGGGTGGGAAGCCGGGGAGCCGCCTCCGTGCTCGTCGGCGGCGCCACCCTCCCGCTCGGCCCGGTCGCGGCCACGGTCGGCATCGCGACCGCGCTCGCCGCGCTCGTCCGGTGGGACGTCAGCCGCGACGAGACCGGGGGACTCAGGCGGGTCCTCCTCGGGCTCGGCGCGCTCGTGGCGTTCTCTGCGGGCGGAAGCCAGGTCGGCCTCGCGGTCGGACCCTTGCTGCCGCTTTTCGATGCGGTCGAGTCCGTCCCGACCGTCGCGATCCTCGTCGGCGGTGGCCTCGGGATCCTCGTCGGCTCCTGGACCGGAGCGCCCCGAATGATCGGCTCGCTCGCGCGCGAGTACTCCTCGCTGGGCCCACGGCGATCGATCGCCGCGCTCGTCCCGTCCTTTTTGATCGCACAGCTGGCGGTTCTGCTCGGCGTCCCCGTCTCGTTCAACGAGATCGTCGTCTCCGCGATGGTCGGCAGCGGCGCCGCGGTCGGCGGCTGGAACGCGGTCGACCCGCGGAAGATCGGATTCACGATCCTCGCGTGGATCGCCTCCTTCGCGGTCGCGTTCCTGCTCGGATACGGGATCGCGCTGGCGGCGATCTGA